One genomic region from Lycorma delicatula isolate Av1 chromosome 1, ASM4794821v1, whole genome shotgun sequence encodes:
- the LOC142317624 gene encoding uncharacterized protein LOC142317624, translating to MVNANRSTMSHDLVSELVIEQRADLLIITEPNKYFVARSGWMVDTNGDMAIMDVSGRIAWRLTSRSGGMLAVESDSTLAIGAYVSPNCDIHEFTRRLDIIQGVVNNARKKVIILGDFNSKAIAAGSAYTNRRGEILTDMMGAISCHCVNDGTPTYEARGHSSVLDLTIIDDRWSREHWDWRVLPHDVASDHHATMITIKGSDYVTREKMPYSSFTKE from the coding sequence ATGGTTAATGCAAACAGAAGCACCATGTCTCATGATTTGGTTAGTGAACTGGTCATAGAGCAGAGGGCTGATTTACTGATAATCACGGAGCCGAACAAGTACTTTGTTGCTAGATCAGGCTGGATGGTGGATACAAATGGTGACATGGCAATTATGGATGTAAGTGGCAGGATAGCATGGAGATTGACGTCCAGATCTGGAGGCATGTTGGCGGTGGAGTCGGATTCAACACTAGCGATTGGTGCCTATGTGTCTCCAAACTGTGACATACATGAATTTACTAGAAGACTAGACATAATACAAGGAGTAGTAAATAACGCTAGGAAGAAAGTCATTATTCTAGGTGATTTCAATAGTAAAGCAATTGCAGCAGGGAGCGCATACACCAATCGCAGAGGTGAGATCCTTACGGATATGATGGGGGCAATTAGCTgtcattgtgtaaatgatggcaCCCCTACATATGAGGCGAGAGGACACTCGTCAGTCTTGGACTTAACAATCATAGACGATAGATGGAGTAGGGAACACTGGGACTGGCGAGTGTTACCACATGATGTGGCAAGTGACCATCATGCCACTATGATTACCATAAAAGGCTCAGACTATGTGACTAGAGAGAAAATGCCCTATAGTAGTTTTACAAAGGAATAG